A genomic stretch from Terriglobales bacterium includes:
- a CDS encoding S-adenosylmethionine synthetase N-terminal domain-containing protein: MKDRFLFTSESVTEGHPDKIADQISDAIVDACLAEDPHSRVACETLLTTGLAFIAGEITTKAYVDFPAIVRGTVKSVGY; the protein is encoded by the coding sequence ATCAAAGACCGCTTTTTGTTTACCTCCGAGTCGGTGACCGAAGGTCACCCGGACAAGATCGCTGACCAGATCTCCGACGCCATCGTGGACGCTTGCTTGGCCGAGGACCCGCACAGCCGCGTGGCCTGCGAGACGCTTTTGACCACCGGCCTGGCTTTCATCGCCGGCGAGATCACCACCAAGGCCTATGTGGACTTTCCCGCCATCGTGCGCGGCACGGTGAAGTCGGTGGGCTACA
- the prfB gene encoding peptide chain release factor 2 (programmed frameshift), whose amino-acid sequence MVEELEREYAAVKEKVRDLREYLDPPKLQKQLAEIEKMTSDPNFWSNPSESQRVMRERKRLETALATEADLERRTADLAAYFELAREGESVEADLKREIGTLRELVEKLETQTLLSGEHDARNAIVTIHPGAGGTESQDWAEMLLRMYLRWAERQGFETALNDYQAGEEAGLKSATFSITGEYAYGLLTSEIGVHRLVRISPFDQAKRRHTSFASVYVSPEIDESIEVIIKVEDLRIDTYRSSGAGGQHVNVTDSAVRITHLPTGTVVSCQNERSQHKNRDVAMKILRSRLYELELEKKRAATKKIEDSKLDIDFGSQIRSYVLHPYRMIKDHRTKIEVGDVDRVLDGGLEPFIRGYLHLRREQK is encoded by the exons ATGGTGGAAGAACTCGAACGCGAATACGCCGCCGTCAAAGAAAAGGTCCGAGACCTGCGGGAGTATCTT GACCCGCCCAAGCTCCAAAAACAGCTAGCCGAGATCGAGAAGATGACCTCCGACCCGAACTTCTGGTCGAATCCCAGCGAATCGCAGCGGGTGATGCGGGAGCGCAAGCGCCTGGAGACGGCGCTGGCCACCGAGGCGGACCTGGAGCGCCGCACTGCGGACCTGGCCGCCTACTTCGAGCTGGCGCGCGAGGGCGAGAGCGTCGAAGCAGACCTGAAGCGGGAGATCGGCACCCTGCGCGAACTGGTGGAGAAGCTCGAGACCCAGACGCTGCTCTCCGGCGAGCACGACGCGCGCAACGCCATCGTCACCATCCACCCCGGCGCCGGGGGCACCGAATCCCAGGACTGGGCGGAGATGCTGCTGCGCATGTACCTGCGCTGGGCGGAGCGCCAGGGCTTTGAGACCGCGCTCAACGACTACCAGGCGGGCGAGGAGGCGGGGCTCAAGTCCGCCACCTTCTCGATCACCGGCGAGTACGCCTATGGCCTGCTGACCAGCGAGATCGGCGTGCACCGGCTGGTGCGCATCTCGCCCTTCGACCAGGCCAAGCGACGGCACACCTCGTTCGCCAGCGTCTACGTCTCACCGGAGATCGACGAATCCATCGAGGTCATCATCAAGGTGGAAGATCTGCGCATCGACACCTACCGCTCCTCGGGTGCGGGCGGACAGCACGTGAACGTCACCGACTCGGCGGTGCGCATCACGCATCTGCCCACGGGGACCGTGGTGAGCTGCCAGAACGAGCGTTCTCAGCACAAGAATCGCGACGTGGCCATGAAGATCTTGCGCTCGAGGCTCTACGAGCTGGAGCTGGAGAAAAAGCGCGCGGCCACCAAGAAGATCGAGGACTCCAAGCTCGATATCGACTTCGGCTCGCAGATCCGCTCCTACGTGCTGCATCCCTACCGCATGATCAAGGACCACCGCACCAAGATCGAGGTCGGCGACGTGGACCGGGTGCTGGACGGCGGCCTGGAGCCGTTCATCCGCGGCTACCTGCACCTGCGCCGCGAGCAGAAGTAA